A genome region from Erigeron canadensis isolate Cc75 chromosome 3, C_canadensis_v1, whole genome shotgun sequence includes the following:
- the LOC122591709 gene encoding zinc finger CCCH domain-containing protein 49-like: MAEPKRLRAKPVSTIPVQYGSGCGSDNVMVGATTKENFGKECKICTRPFTVFRLKPGRDARYKKSEICRTCSKLKNVCQICLLDLEYGLPVQVCDTALSINSNDSIPKSDVNREYFAEEHDRRARTGLDYESSYRKEQPNETILKLQRTTPYYKRNKAHICSFFVRGECTRGTECPYRHEMPVTGELSQQIIKDRDYGVNDPVALKLLNKAGEMPSLEPPEDESIRTLYVGGIDARVSEQDLKLMWGRPPVPKTDGETYSNEVRRHAVAHQQNQFQPPGAAGSQERQQPPQMHYFNIPPPVPQHGRAFYPCMDPERMGAVIRAQEGSGASGSGSGPDQRHQGGPELAAYPPPSFPSQDGGHYYPLYFQPGPPPSYGSPLSYQQYPPLSHPSTMPPPGPNAEQPYQQKAPADAAVIGPLLPLTDPMY, translated from the exons atggcggagccaaaGCGGCTAAGAgcgaagcccgttag CACGATACCCGTACAATATGGAAGTGGTTGTGGCAGCGACAATGTAATGGtgggggcgact ACAAAAGAAAACTTTGGTAAGGAGTGCAAGATCTGCACGAGGCCCTTCACAGTCTTCAGGTTGAAACCGGGCAGGGATGCAAGGTACAAGAAGAGTGAGATTTGCCGAACTTGCAGCAAGTTGAAAAATGTTTGCCAAATCTGCCTTTTAGATCTTGAATATGGTTTGCCGGTTCAGGTTTGTGATACTGCACTCAGCATCAACTCGAATGATTCCATCCCAAAGAGTGATGTGAACAGAGAATACTTCGCGGAGGAACATGATCGTAGG GCAAGAACAGGTCTAGATTACGAATCCTCATATAGAAAGGAACAACCAAATGAAACTATTTTGAAACTGCAAAGGACAACACCATATTACAAGAGAAATAAAGCACATATTTGCAGTTTTTTCGTTAGAGGTGAATGTACAAGAGGCACTGAATGCCCTTACCGGCATGAGATGCCCGTCACTGGAGAGTTATCCCAGCAGATTATTAAAGACCGTGACTACGG AGTTAACGATCCAGTTGCATTGAAACTACTGAACAAGGCAGGTGAAATGCCATCTCTGGAACCCCCAGAGGATGAGAGCATTAGAACCCTATATGTTGGTGGGATTGATGCAAGAGTCTCAGAGCAAGACCTTAAACTAATGTGGGGCCGACCACCAGTACCTAAAACTGATGGTGAAACATATTCGAATGAAGTTAGACGGCATGCAGTTGCACACCAGCAAAACCAGTTTCAGCCACCAGGAGCTGCAGGTAGTCAGGAACGACAACAGCCACCACAGATGCATTATTTTAATATCCCACCGCCTGTGCCTCAGCATGGCAGGGCGTTTTATCCTTGCATGGATCCTGAGAGAATGGGAGCAGTGATCCGTGCCCAAGAAGGAAGTGGGGCTAGTGGGTCGGGCAGCGGCCCAGATCAGAGGCATCAAGGTGGTCCTGAGTTAGCTGCTTATCCACCACCATCGTTCCCATCTCAAGATGGTGGGCATTACTATCCGCTTTATTTTCAACCTGGGCCACCACCATCATATGGTTCACCTCTATCGTATCAACAATATCCTCCATTGTCTCATCCTTCTACCATGCCACCACCAGGACCAAACGCTGAACAACCTTATCAACAGAAAGCACCAGCTGATGCAGCTGTGATAGGGCCACTACTACCATTGACGGATCCAATGTATTAA
- the LOC122590559 gene encoding protein LURP-one-related 8-like: protein MTKVYPEEQQVASKNHVVLLTVWKKSLLYNCNGFTVIDSNGNLVYRVDNYAAQGKNDEIVLMNASGRPLFTVHRKRLSLSDNWLVYEGDSMVKPRFSVKKHMNPLNTTSLASISTIGFSNNKNASIIYEVERSYTRKCCVMYDDRRRCVAQFRLKETNGGVALGGDVIQLIVNPAVIDPAIVMAMVIVLDQMFGSSRHFCT, encoded by the exons ATGACAAAGGTGTACCCGGAGGAACAACAAGTAGCCAGTAAGAATCATGTGGTGTTGTTAACCGTATGGAAGAAATCTCTACTCTACAACTGCAATGGATTTACGGTGATTGATTCCAACGGTAATCTGGTCTATCGAGTAGACAACTATGCCGCCCAAGGAAAAAATGATGAGATCGTTCTCATGAATGCTTCTGGCCGCCCTCTATTCACTGTTCATCGCAAG AGGTTAAGCTTATCAGACAACTGGCTAGTGTATGAAGGAGACAGCATGGTTAAACCTCGGTTTTCAGTAAAGAAGCATATGAACCCTCTCAACACCACTTCCCTTGCTTCCATAAGCACAATTGGATTTTCAAATAACAAGAATGCTAGTATTATTTACGAGGTTGAACGATCATACACTAGGAAATGTtgtgtgatgtatgatgatagGCGGCGTTGTGTAGCTCAATTCAGGCTTAAGGAAACAAATGGAGGGGTTGCACTCGGTGGAGATGTTATCCAGTTGATTGTAAATCCAGCTGTAATTGATCCTGCCATTGTCATGGCCATGGTAATTGTCTTGGATCAAATGTTTGGTTCCTCAAGACACTTTTGTACTTAA
- the LOC122594688 gene encoding protein LURP-one-related 5-like codes for MSFQGTDGFTVYDRHGSLAFRVDNYSRNSRSCSSLGANGTGSSSGSKALILMDGSGTPLLTLKPQIFCIQNQWNGFLYNEDHKGFPKSDQKIFMMRRPNSKFVFGQTKNKETQCEAEVFFIHPSKESEAEGGCKEPSRRQPDYRIEGSFWNRNCKIRSTTSGEVAAKIMRKRTTTTTMTSSTLILSEEVFSLVVQPGFDPQIIMAFVIILDRICVKPVFTPLVCS; via the exons ATGAGCTTCCAAGGCACCGATGGGTTCACGGTCTATGATCGTCATGGAAGCCTTGCTTTTCGTGTTGACAACTACTCCAGGAATAGTCGGTCTTGCTCCTCTCTAGGCGCTAACGGTACtggtagtagtagtggtagTAAAGCTCTCATCCTCATGGATGGATCCGGAACACCATTGTTAACTCTCAAGCCACAG ATATTCTGCATTCAAAATCAGTGGAATGGATTTCTTTACAACGAAGACCATAAAGGATTTCCGAAGAGCGACCAAAAGATATTCATGATGAGGAGACCAAATTCAAAGTTTGTATTCGGACAAACCAAAAACAAGGAAACACAATGTGAAGCCGAAGTTTTTTTTATCCATCCTAGTAAAGAATCTGAAGCAGAAGGTGGTTGTAAGGAACCATCACGACGACAACCGGATTATAGAATAGAAGGGTCATTTTGGAACCGTAATTGCAAGATTAGAAGCACTACTAGCGGAGAAGTGGCAGCCAAGATTATGAGGAAAAGAACAACTACAACAACAATGACTAGTAGTACACTAATATTGAGTGAAGAAGTATTTAGCCTCGTGGTGCAGCCCGGCTTTGATCCTCAGATTATCATGGCTTTCGTTATCATTCTGGACCGTATATGTGTCAAACCGGTTTTCACCCCTTTGGTGTGTTCTTAA